In one window of Bifidobacterium sp. WK041_4_12 DNA:
- a CDS encoding GNAT family N-acetyltransferase — protein MTRSTEDTSLSGQSRELPERIIIPEIKGEMVHLRPATLDDLARMEELEAFYNASGITGKDRQAERAVVRTWVRRSVAWAWGQKTVDSGVGDPEFRRTIAWALVAEPTDRDADNKSADESDADRIIGMIFLIDIDGWARSARIQVVLGKDYRGRGYSRDAMPRVMTYGFAPEPVGLGLHRIWVSVPEKNTRSISVYQSLGFLPLGVSRDALWDASAGKYQDLIVMDSLVDEYDPIRSLDAFGMHVFEENPGVKEAMTMQHITPELHHLENKSGIVADRIGKGHISASEQSSYANTSESGQASNVNSDAHASSPVASQSDVQKDFVSGDDALHSGESEHASLASQSSGSGNGHSTSQRQHQEHYDANPSSNWHFGSGRTDGEEVPDQVEWPYNQTDRKPSKRAWWRSLGNKHKQTPEERKD, from the coding sequence ATGACACGCAGCACTGAGGACACGTCCTTATCCGGTCAGTCGAGAGAGCTTCCGGAGCGCATCATCATTCCTGAAATCAAGGGTGAGATGGTGCATTTACGCCCCGCCACGCTCGATGATCTCGCGCGCATGGAAGAGCTGGAAGCCTTCTACAACGCCTCGGGAATCACCGGCAAGGACAGGCAGGCCGAACGTGCCGTGGTGCGTACCTGGGTTCGTCGCTCAGTGGCATGGGCGTGGGGTCAGAAAACCGTGGATTCCGGTGTAGGAGATCCTGAATTCCGGCGTACCATCGCGTGGGCATTGGTTGCCGAACCCACGGATCGCGATGCTGACAACAAATCTGCTGACGAATCTGATGCCGACCGCATCATCGGCATGATCTTCCTCATTGACATTGACGGTTGGGCTCGTTCCGCTCGCATCCAGGTGGTATTGGGCAAGGATTATCGAGGTCGCGGGTATTCAAGGGATGCGATGCCGCGCGTCATGACCTATGGTTTTGCCCCCGAGCCGGTTGGCTTGGGCTTGCACCGCATTTGGGTGAGCGTTCCTGAGAAGAACACGCGCTCCATCTCGGTGTATCAGTCGCTTGGATTCCTGCCGCTAGGGGTATCGCGTGACGCATTGTGGGATGCCAGCGCGGGCAAGTATCAGGATCTGATCGTCATGGATTCGCTGGTGGATGAATATGATCCGATACGTTCGCTTGACGCCTTTGGCATGCATGTCTTTGAGGAAAACCCTGGTGTCAAAGAGGCGATGACGATGCAGCACATAACGCCTGAACTGCATCATCTTGAGAATAAGAGCGGTATCGTGGCCGACAGAATCGGCAAAGGGCATATCAGTGCCAGCGAGCAGAGTTCGTATGCAAACACCTCAGAGTCTGGGCAAGCCTCGAATGTGAACTCAGATGCTCATGCCTCGTCGCCAGTGGCATCGCAATCTGACGTCCAGAAAGATTTCGTTTCCGGCGACGATGCACTCCACAGCGGCGAGAGTGAGCACGCGTCTCTTGCCTCGCAATCGAGCGGCAGTGGCAATGGTCATTCGACGTCGCAGCGGCAGCACCAGGAGCACTATGATGCCAACCCGTCGTCGAACTGGCATTTCGGCAGTGGCAGAACGGATGGCGAGGAGGTTCCAGATCAGGTTGAATGGCCATATAACCAGACTGACAGAAAACCATCAAAGCGCGCATGGTGGCGTAGTCTAGGGAATAAACACAAGCAGACCCCGGAAGAACGGAAAGACTGA
- a CDS encoding DUF2469 domain-containing protein produces the protein MSAEDLDNYETKAELALYREYRDVIKLFTYVVETERRFYLANKVDFNVRSAGNDVYFDVQLTDAWVWDVYRSSRFVKNVRIVTFKDVNVEEVQKSDIDIPEEMP, from the coding sequence ATGAGTGCTGAGGATCTCGATAATTACGAAACCAAGGCAGAACTTGCCCTGTATCGTGAATACAGGGATGTCATCAAGCTCTTCACCTATGTTGTCGAGACTGAACGACGCTTCTATTTGGCCAACAAGGTTGACTTCAACGTGCGTTCAGCTGGCAATGACGTATATTTCGATGTGCAATTAACCGATGCCTGGGTATGGGATGTATATCGCTCAAGCAGATTCGTTAAAAATGTCCGCATTGTCACATTCAAGGATGTGAATGTGGAAGAAGTGCAGAAGTCTGACATTGACATTCCAGAAGAGATGCCATAA
- a CDS encoding NAD(P)/FAD-dependent oxidoreductase yields MAEQQSTDKDSQDRQSIVIVGGGPAGLTAAWEFVKDGNSDYDVTVLEATKQFGGISRTVKHNGNRMDIGGHRFFSKDDRIMEWWKTMLPLQGAPSFDDKKLGRHHDLEPGGPDPEKTDKVMLKRHRVSRIFWNHHFFDYPISLSPNTLKALGFKLTMEAGFSYLKSCVHKLPEDNLENFYINRFGRKLYSMFFAGYTEKLWGRSPSQISADWGAQRVKGLSIIGVLKNAVMKILPKKRDAHEVETSLIEEFWYPKLGPGQLWETVEERCTKAGVKVLTDARVVEIDQNEGKISGVVYTHADGKRVELKADQVISSMPVKDLVHAIAASPQSAPKDMQHIANGLPYRDFVTVGLLVKKLRIRNTTSIPTLGHPPIVPDCWIYVQDPGYKVGRLQIFNNWSPYLVKDVENTVWIGLEYFCDEGDDFWNLSEDEAKKFAINELTRMGIISGPQDVLDSHREEVPKAYPAYFDTYPQMPELVEWLDSFGNLYCVGRNGQHHYNNQDHSMATAMEAVKNIETGRTSKRNVWNVNTEKSYHEEKSN; encoded by the coding sequence GTGGCTGAACAGCAATCCACGGATAAGGATTCGCAAGACAGACAATCAATCGTGATTGTCGGCGGTGGACCGGCAGGTCTGACTGCCGCTTGGGAGTTCGTCAAGGACGGAAACAGTGACTATGATGTCACCGTTCTGGAGGCAACCAAGCAATTTGGTGGCATTTCGAGGACTGTAAAGCATAATGGCAACCGCATGGATATCGGCGGACACCGTTTCTTCTCCAAGGATGACAGAATCATGGAGTGGTGGAAGACTATGCTTCCGCTGCAGGGTGCTCCTTCATTCGATGACAAGAAGCTGGGGCGTCACCACGATCTGGAACCAGGTGGTCCAGATCCTGAGAAGACCGACAAGGTGATGCTGAAGCGCCACCGAGTGTCAAGAATCTTCTGGAATCATCACTTCTTCGATTATCCAATCTCGCTGTCGCCAAATACCTTGAAGGCATTGGGATTCAAGCTGACGATGGAGGCTGGCTTCAGCTACCTGAAGTCGTGCGTTCATAAACTGCCCGAAGATAATCTTGAAAACTTCTACATCAACCGTTTCGGGCGCAAGCTCTATTCAATGTTCTTCGCAGGGTACACCGAGAAGCTGTGGGGACGTTCACCGAGTCAGATCAGTGCAGACTGGGGCGCGCAGCGCGTGAAGGGCCTGAGCATCATTGGCGTGCTCAAGAATGCCGTGATGAAGATCTTGCCGAAGAAGCGCGATGCCCACGAGGTTGAAACCAGCCTTATCGAGGAATTCTGGTATCCGAAGCTTGGACCTGGCCAGCTTTGGGAAACCGTTGAGGAGCGTTGCACCAAAGCAGGCGTCAAGGTGCTTACCGATGCACGCGTGGTCGAAATCGATCAGAACGAAGGCAAGATTTCGGGCGTGGTATACACCCATGCCGACGGTAAGCGCGTCGAATTGAAAGCGGATCAGGTCATTTCTTCGATGCCGGTGAAGGATCTCGTCCATGCCATCGCCGCTTCGCCGCAGTCCGCTCCCAAGGATATGCAGCATATCGCCAATGGTCTGCCCTATCGTGACTTCGTCACGGTCGGTCTGCTGGTGAAGAAACTGAGGATTCGCAATACCACGAGCATCCCGACGCTTGGACATCCGCCAATCGTTCCTGACTGCTGGATTTACGTGCAGGATCCGGGATACAAGGTTGGACGTCTGCAGATTTTCAACAACTGGAGCCCGTATCTCGTCAAGGACGTTGAGAATACCGTATGGATAGGTTTGGAATACTTCTGCGACGAGGGTGATGACTTCTGGAATCTGTCCGAGGACGAGGCCAAGAAGTTCGCCATCAACGAGTTAACGCGCATGGGCATCATCAGTGGCCCGCAGGACGTTCTCGACTCGCATCGCGAAGAGGTCCCGAAGGCATATCCTGCATACTTCGACACCTACCCACAGATGCCGGAACTGGTTGAATGGCTGGATTCCTTCGGCAACCTGTATTGTGTCGGGCGCAATGGCCAGCACCATTACAACAACCAGGATCATTCGATGGCGACGGCGATGGAAGCTGTCAAGAACATTGAGACTGGACGAACATCCAAGCGCAATGTGTGGAATGTCAACACCGAGAAAAGCTATCACGAAGAGAAATCGAACTGA